DNA sequence from the Pseudoglutamicibacter cumminsii genome:
TACAACCTGGGCGCCGGTCAGGATCGCGATGTCCTGCAGCATTGCCTTACGGCGGTCGCCGAAGCCTGGAGCCTTAACGGCAACAACGTTGAGGGTTCCGCGCAGCTTGTTCACGACGAGGGTCGAAAGGGCTTCGCCTTCGATGTCCTCAGCGATGATGAACAGCGGCTTGGATTCCTTCAAGACGTGCTCGAGCAGCGGGACGATGTCCTGCAGAGCAGAGATCTTGCCGGAGTTGATCAGGACGTAGGCGTCCTCGAGGACGGCTTCCTGGCGCTCAGCGTCCGTTACGAAGTGTGGCGAGAGGTAGCCCTTATCGAACTGCATACCCTCGGTCACGTCCAGCACGGTCTGGGTCGTGTTGGACTCTTCGATGGTGATGACGCCCTCGGTGCCGACCTTCTTGAAGGCCTCAGCGAGAAGCTCGCCAACCTCATCCGACTGAGCGGAGATCGCGCCGACGTGGGCGACGTTTTCGTCCTGGACGTCGCGGGCGTTCTCAAGCAGGCGAGCCTCAACGGCCTCAACTGCAGCTTCGATGCCGCGCTTGATTTCGCCTGGCGCCGCACCTGCCGCTACGTTGCGCAGGCCTTCCTTGACGAGGGCCTGAGCCAGGACGGTTGCGGTGGTCGTGCCGTCACCGGCGATGTCGTTGGTCTTGGTGGCTACTTCTTTAGCCAGCTGTGCGCCAAGGTTCTCGTATGGATCCTTGAGCTCGACGTCGCGAGCGATGGTCACGCCGTCGTTAGTGATGGTTGGTGCGCCCCACTGCTTATCAAGGACGACGTTGCGGCCGCGTGGGCCTAGAGTGACCTTGACAGTGTCCGCCAGGCGGTCGACGCCGGCTTCGAGGGCCTTGCGCGCTGCGTCGTTGAACGCAAGCTGCTTTGCCATTCGTTTTACTCCTTCATAGCCTCAACCGGTTCCCGGGAGGCCGCTAGATCAAGAGTTTATGAAGAAACGGGTGTTTACTTCTCGACTACTGCGAGCACGTCGCGAGCGGACAGAACGAGGTATTCCTCGCCGCCGATCTTGACTTCGGTGCCGCCGTACTTGGAGTAGATGACGACGTCGCCTTCCTTGACGTCGACTGGGATGCGGTTGCCCTTGTCGTCGACGCGGCCGGCACCAACAGCAACGACCTTGCCTTCCTGAGGCTTTTCCTTCGCGGTGTCTGGGATGACCAGGCCGGAAGCGGTGGTCTGCTCTGCTTCGAGCTGCTGAATGACGATGCGATCTTCGAGGGGCTTGATAGAGATCGACATGTGGACCTCTCCTTTGCGTAATAGACCTGTGGGTGTACGGGCCATACAACGCGTCCTCCGGGCGTCGTCGCGGGTGTCGACCGGAAGCAGCTGATGGCTTGCGCACTCGGATTTAGCACTCTCGGCTTCCGAGTGCTGATGCCTCCACTTTAGGAACATTTCTGGCACTCGGTCAAGATGAGTGCCAATTGTTCGCCTTGAGCGTGCTTCACCCCATCGCGCACGCTCGTCATGTCTGCCGCACACGTTGCACCTGGCTCCCACATATTCGTGACAAGCTGGAGGCATGGCATCCACCAACAAACCGGACTCGATCACGTCTGACCCTACGGAGCCCATCGCGGCCGCTTTCACGCCTGAAGGCCAGGAGCTGCTCGCCCAGCTCTCCCCTGACCAGGCCGCGACCAAGAAGCTCGCAACCGACCTGACCCTGACCCTACGCAAAGCCGGGCATTCAGCGGAGGCAGTCGCCGCCGTCGTGCATCAGCTTGAGCTGCGGTTCAAGGCGCGCGGCAAGTTCGGGCCGTTCGCTGAGCGGATGATTCTCACGCAGGCAGGCCTCGAACAGGCAACCCGCCTGCCTGTTGCCGCGCGACACGCGGGCCGGATGCGCGATGCCGGTGTGCGGCACGTCGCTGACCTCGGTTGCGGCCTGGGTGCGGATGCGATGGCGATGGCGGCGCTGGGTATCGATGTGACCGCGGTTGAAGCGGATGAGGTCACGGCGGCCGCGGCGACAGTGAACACAGCGCCTTTCCCTAATGTCACGGTGGTGCATGGGCTCGCGGAAGATGTTGATTTTTCTGCCGCCGATGCGGTGTGGATGGATCCTGCACGTCGCGAAAGCACGACCTCCGGCACCAAGCGGCGCTGGGATCCGGAGGCGTTCTCTCCCCCGTTGTCATTCGTTGAAGAGATCGCTGACCGCGGGCTTCCCATGGGTGTGAAGCTTGGCCCTGGGATCCCGCACGAGTCGGTTCCGAACACTGCGGAGGCGCAGTGGGTTGAACACGACGGCAGCGTGGTCGAAGCCACGCTCTGGTTTAACGCGGCAAGGCGGCCCGAGGTTCGGCGCGCGGCGCTGGTCATCAAGGATGACCAGGTTACGGAGCTCACCTCGAGTGCGGCTCACCCCGATCAGGACCCGGACGCGCTCGCCCTAGGAGCCAACGTTCCCGTCCTCCCACATGACAGCAACCTGACAAACCCCGAAACGTACGCAACGTATCTTCACGAGCCAGCCGGCGCCGTGATCCGTGCCGGCCTCGTAGCCGACCTCGCAGAACAACTCAACGCAACCGGGCTCGACCCGCACATCGCCTACCTCACCGGCACCACACCATCGACCACGCCGCTGGCAACCAGCTACCGCATCGACATGGTGATGCCCTACAAAATCAAAGCCCTGCGCTCATGGGTGCGTAACATCCGCATCGGGCAGCTGATCATCAAAAAACGCGGACTCGACGTCACGCCAGAAGAGCTACGCAAGATTCTGCTCGGCAAAGGCCACGGCGACGGCACCGCAACGCTGATCCTCACACGCATCGGGAAGCAACGTGTCGTGTTCGGATGTGAGATCACGCCCGGTTCCGCCGTATGATCAACTAATTGCAGTATGACCGATGCGAGGAGACCCATGGGCATCGAATTCACACCTTCAAAGCCCTCGACCCTTGGGATCGAATGGGAGATCGCGCTCGTAGACCGCGACACCGGCGACCTCCGCCCGGAGGCTCCCCGCATCCTTGACGAGCTCGAAAAGCAGAATCGCATCACTCACCCCGACGGCGCGCCGCGGCTCACGCGTGAACTGCTGCAGAACACGGTGGAATGCGTCACCGGCGTGCATAACAAGGTTGCCGATGCGGTTGCGGACCTCGCTTCCACGGCCCGCGATGTGAGCGATATTTTGGATCCGCTCAACACGTCCCTCTACTGCGCCGGCTCCCACCCGTTCGCGGAGCCGACGCTGCAAGAGGTTTCAGACAAGGACCGCTACGCGACCCTGATCGACCGAACCCAGTGGTGGGGCCGGCAGATGGTTATCTACGGCGTGCACGTCCACGTGGGCATCGACCACCGGGACAAGGCCTTGCCGATTGTTGACGGGCTCATCAACAAGCAACCGCACCTGTTGGCGTTGACGTCGTCCTCGCCGTTCTGGGGCGGGACTGACACGGGCTACGGTTCGCAGCGTTCGCTCATGTTCCAGCAGCTTCCGACCGCGGGCTTGCCGTTCCACTTCTCCAAGTGGTTCGAATACGAGTCATACGTTGCAGACATGCTCCACACCGGTGTGGTGGATGTTTTGGATGAGATCCGTTGGGATGCTCGCCCGGTGCCTAAGTACGGCACGGTTGAGATGCGGATTTGTGACGGGCTGCCTGACTTGGATGACATCGCCGCGGTCGCCGCGTACACGCAATGCCTCGTGACCGAAATGTCTGACATGTTGGACTCCGGCTGGAGCATTCCGGTCATGACGCCATGGTTCCGCGTCGAAAACAAGTGGCGTGCGGCCCGTTACGGCCGCGAGGCCATCATCATCGTGAACTCCGCTGGCGACGAACTGCTAGTGACCGACCACATCGCACAGGACGTCGAACGCCTCACCCCAATCGCTGAACGCCTCGGTTGCGCTGAGGAACTCAACCACATCATGACGATGATGCAGCAGCCATGCGAATACGAACGGCAACGCAACGTGGCCGAGGCCCACGGCGGCGACTTGGCCGCGGTTGTCAAGGACAACTCGGAACGACTGCACGCCTCACTTGACCGCTAACGTATTTACATAGAGACCGTATTTACATAGACACAGTGCTGACGGGTAGCGAGGTGTCGGTTCCGAAGTCGGTTCCGGTTGGTTCTACCCCGTCCATCACGAGTTGAGCGCCGAGCGCGGCGATCATCGCGCCGTTGTCGGTGCACAGGGAGAACGGCGGGATCCGCAGCTCGATACCCGCGGAAGCGCAGCGTGCGGCGAGCAGTTCACGCAAACGGGAATTCGCTGCGACGCCTCCTCCCAAAAGCAGGGTTGTGAGGCCGTGTTCGCGGCACGCCATCACCGCTTTGGACGTGATGACGTCCACGACTGCTTCCTGGAATGAGGCGCACACGTCCTCGATCACGAGCTCTTCGCCGGCGGCTTCGCAGTGCTCAACATAGCGCGCCACAGCGGTCTTGAGGCCAGAGAAGCTGAAGTCATAGCGGCGCGGGCCCGGCTCTTCGGCGGTGCCCATGAACTTGCCGGTCGTGAGCCCGCGCGGGAAACGGATCGCTTTCCGGTTGCCTTGCGCAGCGAGCTTGTCGATGACCGGCCCGCCCGGATAGCTCAACCCCAGCAGGCGGGCGACCTTATCGTAGGCCTCCCCCGCGGCGTCATCGATCGTTGACCCGAGCATCGTGATGTCAGAGGTCAAGGAATCCACTTTGAGGATCTCCGTGTGACCACCCGAAACCAGAACCGCGCCCAGATTCGGTGGTAGCTCTCCACCGTCGAGCACACCAACGCCGACGTGCGCAACCAAATGGTTGACCGCGTACAGTGGCTTCCCCGTGGCCAACGCAAGAGCCTTCGCGGCGGAAACACCCACCATCAACGCACCCGCCAGGCCAGGCCCAGCGGTCACAGCGATCGCATCCACGTCATCGAGCGTAAGTTCCGCGGTCTCCAACGCTGAACGTAACGTCGGGACCATCGCCTCAACATGCGCGCGCGAGGCGATCTCCGGGATCACGCCACCGAAACGCACGTGCTCATCCACCGAGGACGCCACGGCGTTAGCGAGCAACGTGGTTCCACGGACAATGCCGACGCCCGTCTCGTCACAGCTGGTTTCGATGCCCAAAACGACGGGTGCCGCGTCCACCGATTCGCGTACGGCCTCAACACTCACGGCGCTCATACCTTCCCTCGGATGTCTTTCTGCATAATCACGGCGTCTTCGCCCGCGCTGGGCGCACCGGCTGGGCTAAGTGCGTCGGGCGCGGCGGGCGCTCCACCTGGATAATATCCGCGGCGGCGTGCGATCTCCTCAAACTCGTTGCGCTGATACAGCTCGATGGCGCGCTCATTCGAAGCACGGACCTCAAGCATCATGTGGGTCGCGCCCCAGTCACGCGCCCGGGACTCCATGAGCCACATCAGATACCGCGCGACCCCGCGGCCAGAATGCTCAGGCACCACGCCGATCGTCTGAACGTCCGCGATATGCGGGCTGTATTGCAGGCCCGCATACGCGATCAGCTCGCCTGTTTCCGCCTCGGCCTCCTCGCCGCCAGACTCGACGCCTGAGACCTGCTCGGCCACGCCCCAGTATTGCCGCCATTCAGGGTGGGAAAGTTCCTCCCGCATCATGCGTTCATCCCAGCGATCCAGCGGGAAAAGTTCGGCTTCGAGCGGCGTGAGTTCCTCGACGTCGGCCGCGTCCAGCTGGCGCACGACGTACCCTTTCGGGGCCCGCGCAAGCTCAGCTTCGGTAGCGGGAGCTAAGTCGGTGCTCATCGTTGGCGGCCTTGCATCGCGGCCGGGACCACCGCATCGGACTCCCTCAGGTACCGAGCAACGGGCGGGTCAGTTGGCATGCCGGCGGCGTGCCAGGCCCGGGCCAAATACGATGCGGAAACCGGCGTGGTTTCGGTGCCAGTGAGAACAGGAATCGCGGCCTCAGCGAGCTCTTCAGCGCGAACGCTCACGCCAGCACCGCCCACCGGGTAATCGACTGGAAGCTCGCCAGGCTTGGTCACGTGCGGACCATCGATGCGGGCACCGTTGCGTGCATAGCTCGCCCAGTACAGCTCACGACGGCGGGCATCCAGCGCCGCTGTCAGCACGGGTTCCGCTGCGCCCGGCTCATCCCCTGCCGCGGCGTCAGCGGCATCGGCAGTTGCATCAGGATCCGAGGCAATGCCGCTTTCGGCGAGTAGCTGCGCGGCGAGGCCGTCGAGCGAGCAGATGCCGTAGGCGTCAACACCCCACGCGAACGCGAGGCTCTGCCCTGCGGCGATCCCAACCCGCAGGCCAGTGAATGGCCCAGGGCCTTCGCCCACCAGGACCGCGTCGGGACGATCCCACCCGGCCTCAGCAAGCAGGCGTTCGCACACCGGGATGAGGTCTTCGGCGTGTCGGGTCGTGGAATCGGTCTCGTGTTCCGCGACCACCTCAACGCCGGCGCCGTTCGAATCCCCGCTGCCCACGGTCACGCACGCGACCGAAACCACCGAGGACGTATCCAACGCAAGAATCTTCTGAACACCGTCGCGCATCTCAGCCCTCCTGCTTAGCGTCTTCTTGGGACTCGACCACATCGGCGACGTCAACGAACCCGGCGAGCGCGGCTCGCAACCCCTCAGCGGCCGCATCGTTCCAGCGCGGGCCAACCCAACGCAGCGTCACGATGCGGGGTGCCGCGGCCTCTTCTTCGTCTTCGATTTCCCATGGCGCAGGGGCGTCGCCGTTCGGCTCCGCTGCTGCCTCTTCTGCCGCCCCGCCCCCGATCGGGCGTTCGAGCATGATCTCCAGGCGGGATTCTGAGAGCCCCTCGGCGCGGTCGCGTCCCCATTCGACCACGGTCACGGATTCGTCCACGGTATCGATGAGGTCGAGGTCCTCAAGTTCCTCAGCTGAGCCCAGCCGGTAGGCGTCCACGTGCACCAGCGCTGGCCCGTCGGTCAACGATGGATGGATACGGGACAGCACAAACGTTGGCGATGTGATGCCCTCACGTACGCCGAGGCCTTCACCGAGCCCCTGCGTGAAAGTCGTTTTGCCGGCGCCGAGCTCGCCCGTCAGGATCAGAACGTCTCCTGCGTGTAACTCCCCGGCGAGCGCGCGGGCGAAGCGCTGCATTGCCGACGGAGTGTCAATCGTCAACGACAGCGGGCTGTCAGCTGCGCTACCGTGCGATTCGCCGCCACCTGCAGCTCCACCCCGAACCATCCGGCGCGGGACGCGGTCAGAGATCCGCGTGACCGTCTCGTAGTTGATGGTGAGGGAGGCCTCGGACCATTCCTCAACGGCAGGCTCGCCCCGCTCAGGGTCACCGAAAACCACGGCATCCTCACCCAAGAAATCGGCCGGCTCCGCGTCGGGCCCCAGGTCGATCACGAACTGATCCATCGCGATCCGGCCCACCACCGGATACCGGACACCATCAATGCTCACGTGGGTGCCTTCAGCAATCCGCGGGATGCCATCCGCGTACCCCACGGGAACCAGCCCCAGCGTCGTCGGCTGTTCGGCATGCCACCGCAAGCCATAAGACACGCCCTGGCCCGCATCCACCCGCTTGGCCCCAGCAACGTGCGCAACCAGACGCATGGCCGGCCGCAAACCCAAATCCGCTGAGGTCTTGCCCTCGAACGGCGACAGCCCGTACAGACCCAAACCGACCCGGACCATGTCATACATCGCGTCCGTGCGGGCAAACACCGTAGGGGTGTTCGCGATGTGCCGCACTTCAGGTTCGAGCCCGGCCTCAGCCACCACGGCGAGTGCGTCCTCGAATGCGCGCGTCTGGGCATCGTTCGCGGGATGCTCCGGCTCATCGCCCATCGCGTAGTGCGAGAAAACCCCCACGACGCGGACGTCGCCTGCGCGCTCCGCCGCGGCCGCACGCTCAACAAACTGTGGCCACTGCGACGCCGTGCAACCGTTGCGACCCAAGCCCGTGTCGATCTTGAGGTGAATCCGCGCCACACGACCCACCGCGTGCGACGCCTCGATCACCCGTTCCAGCTCCCAACCGGACACCCCAATATCGATGCCGTGGGCAACCGCCGCTTCAAAATCGGTGTCCGATGTGTGCAACCAGCACAGCGCAGGCGCATCGATCCCCGCGGTACGCAGCTCCAAAGCCTCACTCACATGAGCAGTGCCAACCCACGTGGCACCCGCCTCCAACGCTGCCTGAGCACACGCGACCGCGCCATGCCCATAAGCCTGCGCCTTCACAATCGCCATGATGTGCGCGGCACCCACGAGTTCACGAACACGCGCGACATTGGCCGCCAATGCACCCAAATCGACCTCAGCGCACCGTTCAGGTGCAGCCGCAACCGCATCGTGCGCATGCAACCATTGCGTCGCCGACGTCGAGGCCACGGCGGCGTCGCCTAACACATCAACGCCGGCAGGGGAAGAAAAACTGTGGGAAGACACCCTTCTAGCCTAGACCTTCGCCAGCACTACGCCGCGCTTTGCGACCTAGCGCCTAAGATCATAGGTAGCCAACCGTGAAGGAGACCATTCGTGCAAAACGAAGCACAACCGCGGAAGATTTCGGTGATCGGCGCCGGATATTTAGGGGCCACACACGCTGCGTGCATGGCGGAGCTCGGCTTCGACGTTGTTGGTGTTGATGTTGATCCTGAACGTGTTGAACGTCTCAACGCCGGGATCCTTCCGTTCCACGAGCCAGGCCTGGACGAGATGCTGGAACGTCACGTTCGTGATGGCCGCTTGCGTTTCACGACGGATTATCAAGAGGTGGCCGATGCGGATGTTCACTTCATCGGTGTGGGCACCCCGCAGCGGGAAAACGATCACGGCGCTGACATGCGGTACGTCGATGCGGCGATCGATTCGTTGGGTGCCGTGGTTTCGAAAGACACACTGATCGCGGGTAAGTCCACGGTCCCGGTGGGTACCGCGGCGCGGCTCGCTAAACGGTTGAAAAAGCTCGTTTCTAAGCGTGGCCTGGATATCAACGCTGAGCTGTGCTGGAACCCTGAGTTTCTGCGTGAAGGGTTCGCGGTTGAAGACACGCTAACCCCGGACCGGTTCGTGTTCGGCGTGCAGTCCCAGCGGGCCGAGGACATCCTGCGGGCCGTGTACGCGAAGCCGCTCGCCGACGGTACCCCGCTCGTCGTCACGGACTTTGAAACGGCGGAGCTTGTGAAGGTTGCCGCGAACGCCTTCCTGGCGACCAAGATCTCTTTTATCAACGCGTTCTCAGAAATCACCGAGACCGTGGGCGGCGATATCAAGACACTCGCAGACGCGATCGGCATGGACCCGCGCATCGGGCGGAAGTTCCTCAACGCCGGCATCGGCTTCGGTGGCGGTTGCCTGCCTAAAGACATTCGCGCGTTGCAGGCCCGGGTATCTGAGCTCGGCTTGCCGCACACGATGCGTTTCCTCGACCACATGGACGAGATCAACCTCCGCCGCCGCGAACGCGCGATCTACCTCGCGGAGCGTGCGGTGGGTGGGGATTTGCACGGTGCGCGCGTCGCGGTTCTGGGTGCGGCATTCAAGCCGAACTCGGACGATGTGCGTGACTCCCCCGCCTTGGATGTTGCGGCACGCTTGTACTCCTCCGGCGCGGACGTGTCCGTCTACGATCCGCAGGGCATGAAGAACGCGGCCAAGCGGTTCCCACGCTTACGGTACGCGGAATCTGCCGAGGACGCGGCAAGTGGCGCCAACGTCGTGTTGCTATTGACCGAATGGGACGAGTTCAAGAACCTCGACCCGGCTGCATTCGGTGAGGTTGTTGCGGATCGTTACATGATCGATGGCCGCAACGTACTTGATCCGCAAGCATGGACTTCCGCAGGGTGGACCCTTGACCGCATGGGCCACAAGCCGGACCACAGCTGAATGCACACGCGCCGGCTGAACGCACGATAGAAACAGGCAAGGACCTACATGACTGGTTTCGACGTCAACACTGTTCGCAGTGACTTCCCAATCCTGAACCGCACGGCTGCGGATGGCTCGCCCTTGATCTATTTCGATTCGGGCGCCACCTCGCAGCGCCCGCAACAGGTCATGGACGCCGAAACCTCGTTCGTGCTGGGTTCCAATGCGGCTGTTAAGCGTGGCGCGCATCGGCTCGCTGAAGCGGCGACGGATGCGTACGAAGGTGCGCGGGAGACAATCGCGGAGTTCATCGGCGCGGCCTCGGCCAGCGAAGTCGTCTTCACCAAGAACGCGACGGAAGCGCTGAACCTGGTGGCCTATGCCCTGGGCAACGGCGATGACACGACCCCCAAGCGGCTCCGCGTTGGTGCGGACGACGAGATCCTCATCACCGAGATGGAGCACCACGCGAACCTGGTTCCGTGGCAAGAACTCGCCCGCCGCACCGGCGCGACCTTGCGCTGGATCCCGCTCACGGATGATTTCCAGCTCGACCTCACCGAGCTGGACACGCTGCTCAACGAGCGAACTAAAGTGGTTGCGTTCACCCACCAGTCCAACGTGACCGGAACCATCAACCCCGTGGACACCTTGGTCGAAGCCGCGAAGAAGGTCGGCGCGCTCACGGTGCTCGATGCGTGCCAGTCGGTACCGCATATGCCTGTCGATGTGCAGAAGCTCGACGTCGATTTCCTCGCGTTCTCCGGCCACAAGATGCTCGCCCCAACCGGCATCGGCGTTCTGTGGGGCCGCTACAAACTGCTCAAGGACCTGCCCCCGTTCATGCTCGGCGGCTCGATGATCGAAATCGTCACGATGGAACACACGACCTACGCCGAACCTCCAGCACGCTTCGAAGCCGGGACGCCACCGACATCGCAAGCCGTAGCGCTCGCCGCCGCGTGCGATTACCTCACCGAGCTCGGCATGGACAACGTCGCCGCGCATCAGGCGCGACTCGTTGAGCGCGCCATCACGGGTCTCAGCCGCATCGACGGCGTCCGCATCATCGGGCCAGGGCTCAATAGCACCGCTACTGAGCGTACCGGCGCTGTTGCTTTCACCATCGACGGCCTACATCCACACGACGTGGGCCAGGTCCTCGATTCTCAAGGCGTGCTCGTGCGCGTGGGGCATCACTGCGCGTGGCCGCTGCACCGCCGCTACGGGATCCACGGGAGCACGCGCGCAAGCTTCAGCGTCTACAACACTGAAGCTGAAGTGGACGCGTTCGTCGAGGCCGTCCAGAAAACCATCGACTACTTCAACAGTTTCCGGTGACCATGAACCTCAACACGCTGTATTCAGAGCTCATTTTCGAACACGATAAGCACCCCAAACACGCGGGTCTGCGCGAGCCTTTCGACGCCGACGTCCACCACGTCAACCCCGTGTGTGGCGACGAGGTTCAGTTGCGTTTGAAACTCTCCGAAGACGGCTCGACGGTCGAGGACATCTCTTACGACGCCGCGGGTTGCGCGATGAGCCGCGCATCCGTTTCGATGATGGCTGACTTGTTCATCGGCGAGCCGATCAGCGAGGTTGAAGCGATGATCGCCCACTTCGATGAGGTACTCCACTCCCGCGGGAAGGTTGAGGCTGACGAGGAGATCGTCGGCGATGCCGTGGCCCTCGCGGGCGCCGCGAAGTTCCCTAACCGGGTCAAGTGCGTTCTGATGAGCTGGAAAGCGTTCCAAGCCGCCTACGCCGAAGCGCTGTTGTTCCGCGAACAGTAACCGGCAGATTGAGCAGCTGTAGATGATCAGCTGTCGATGCTGTAGGTCACCCCGTGCAAGACGGCCGCTGCTGCGCACAATTCGGCAATCCGGTCCTGTGACAGCTCGATGCCGCTGCTGAGGGCACGGGCCGCGTGGGTTGCGAGCATCGCACCCACCACGCCAGCGAGTTTGTCACCCGAGCCCGCGCGAGCCAGCGTCGGCGCCGCCGATGCCGCTACGAAAACTGGACCATCTGGGGCAGCAACCACTGTTGCTGATCCCTTCAATAACACCACCGCATTGACCGCTGAGGCTAGATCGTATGCTGCCTCCAAAGGATCCTGAAGTGGATCCCAAGTTGGCACACCTAAACGCTGGGCCAGGGCCGCGAATTCGCCCGCATGTGGGGTGAGCACATAGTCCCGATTTACAGCTTTGATAGGCGTCCCATCCCCTCGGGAGGCTAGCAACGATTCCGGTTCCCACAGCGACAAGGCTGAAGCATCCACGACCACCGGACATTGGCTGTTCTTCATCACGGCCACTGCTGGTTCACAATCCTCCGGCTCCGTGCCAATACCCGGCCCCACAACCCAGGCAGTTGCCTTCTGCGCGGCAGCCGGCCAAGCAGAAGATAATAACTCTGCACGGTCAACATTGACCACCTCGGGCAAAGCCTGCACCACACTGGCACCGGTCTCTCCACGACCAGCGGTCACCAGCATCCCCACCCCGCCGCGACCAGCATCGTGTTGGCCTACCGCGGCAGCTGCCGTAGAACATAGCACCGCTGCCCCCGGATAAGCCGGTGACCCTGCAAGCACCCCGAGCACTCCACGCGAATATTTATGATCCCCCGCACGCGGTGCAAGTAGCTGAGCATCCGCTTCCTGGGGAGTCACCAAAAGCGGCATCGGACCCGAGGACAGCCAAGTTTTCAAACCCATCTCTACCAGGTACACATCGCCGGTTTTCTCCCGCCCTGCACCCACCACAAGCCCGCGTTTCAGTGCACCGAAAGTCACTGTCAGGTGGGCGCTTGGAACCAGCTCATCTGCAGATCCGGTCAACGTGTTCAGCCCCGATGGGCAGTCAACAGCGATAACCAGTGCCTTTAGTTCATCCCCGACCACAGCCCATTTTTGGGTCTCTTCATCCCAGCCAGGAATCCACATCCCACCTTGAGCTCCAATGCCCAGGACCGCATCAACGATCACATCCGCTTTCCTAAGCAGCGCCCAAACATCCAGCTCCTCAACAGTGACCGGCAATTGCCCACCTGCTTGAGGGACCACCTGCTCCTGTGCCGTTGCTGCACATAACTGCCAACGCGATGCCCGCTCAAAAACAGTGCCCGGCAATGGCCCACCTGCTTGAGTGACCAGCAGCTCAACCCCGGCATCCCGAGCTGCAGCCGCGGCGCGCTCATGCCAACGGTCCGCAACCATGACAGCCACGCATAGCGCTCCGCGGCGGGCCAGACCCGCCAAAGCATAGAGTCCATCACCACCGTTATTCCCCGGGCCAATCAAACCCACGATGAGCGCCCCACGCAAAGAGGACACCGGGCTGTATCCCGCGGCAGGACTGTATCCCGTGCCAGCACCTATGCCGCCGGAATAGATCTCAGCCACAGATGTGGGAGCAGGGACGATCGGCTCCCCTAGCGCGGGCCGCCGCGTCACAGCCCTGGCGATGTGCACCACCAACCCGTGGGCGGCCTGACGCATCAAACGATCCGGATCCCCCGCTGCCTCACATGCGGCAAGCATGGGCGCCTCCGCCGCACGAATCTGATCCGGGGTGAACAAAAGATGCATCGCGATACCTGATTTCTCGTCTTGGTGACTTCTAGCCTTCAGCGATCACATACGCGATCGCAACATCGCCATCGTGGGTCAATGAAACATGCCAACGCTTAATGCCGAGCTGGTCCGCGACCGCCTTCACACTGCCGCGGATGGCTAGCTCCGGGGCACCAGATTCAAGCGTACACACCTCGCAGTCATGCCACACCATCCCGCCCGGGGAACCCAACGCTTTCGCGACCGCTTCCTTGGCGGCGAAACGCGCCGCGAGGGAACGCGTACGCACCTGACGCTCCTCGGGGCAAAACAAGCGCTCAACCAAAGCTGGGGTCCGCTCAATCAGCTTTTCGAAACGCGGAACGTCCACAACGTCAACACCGATGCCCACAATCATGCTTCGATGCTATCGCTCTTGATGTGCAGGTGCTCACCTGCCGAAAGTACGTGAGAACTACCAGTCGTATAAGTGTTATTCACCTACTGCTAACCTTCGCTG
Encoded proteins:
- a CDS encoding nucleotide sugar dehydrogenase, translated to MQNEAQPRKISVIGAGYLGATHAACMAELGFDVVGVDVDPERVERLNAGILPFHEPGLDEMLERHVRDGRLRFTTDYQEVADADVHFIGVGTPQRENDHGADMRYVDAAIDSLGAVVSKDTLIAGKSTVPVGTAARLAKRLKKLVSKRGLDINAELCWNPEFLREGFAVEDTLTPDRFVFGVQSQRAEDILRAVYAKPLADGTPLVVTDFETAELVKVAANAFLATKISFINAFSEITETVGGDIKTLADAIGMDPRIGRKFLNAGIGFGGGCLPKDIRALQARVSELGLPHTMRFLDHMDEINLRRRERAIYLAERAVGGDLHGARVAVLGAAFKPNSDDVRDSPALDVAARLYSSGADVSVYDPQGMKNAAKRFPRLRYAESAEDAASGANVVLLLTEWDEFKNLDPAAFGEVVADRYMIDGRNVLDPQAWTSAGWTLDRMGHKPDHS
- a CDS encoding aminotransferase class V-fold PLP-dependent enzyme — encoded protein: MTGFDVNTVRSDFPILNRTAADGSPLIYFDSGATSQRPQQVMDAETSFVLGSNAAVKRGAHRLAEAATDAYEGARETIAEFIGAASASEVVFTKNATEALNLVAYALGNGDDTTPKRLRVGADDEILITEMEHHANLVPWQELARRTGATLRWIPLTDDFQLDLTELDTLLNERTKVVAFTHQSNVTGTINPVDTLVEAAKKVGALTVLDACQSVPHMPVDVQKLDVDFLAFSGHKMLAPTGIGVLWGRYKLLKDLPPFMLGGSMIEIVTMEHTTYAEPPARFEAGTPPTSQAVALAAACDYLTELGMDNVAAHQARLVERAITGLSRIDGVRIIGPGLNSTATERTGAVAFTIDGLHPHDVGQVLDSQGVLVRVGHHCAWPLHRRYGIHGSTRASFSVYNTEAEVDAFVEAVQKTIDYFNSFR
- the sufU gene encoding Fe-S cluster assembly sulfur transfer protein SufU; translated protein: MNLNTLYSELIFEHDKHPKHAGLREPFDADVHHVNPVCGDEVQLRLKLSEDGSTVEDISYDAAGCAMSRASVSMMADLFIGEPISEVEAMIAHFDEVLHSRGKVEADEEIVGDAVALAGAAKFPNRVKCVLMSWKAFQAAYAEALLFREQ
- a CDS encoding NAD(P)H-hydrate dehydratase is translated as MHLLFTPDQIRAAEAPMLAACEAAGDPDRLMRQAAHGLVVHIARAVTRRPALGEPIVPAPTSVAEIYSGGIGAGTGYSPAAGYSPVSSLRGALIVGLIGPGNNGGDGLYALAGLARRGALCVAVMVADRWHERAAAAARDAGVELLVTQAGGPLPGTVFERASRWQLCAATAQEQVVPQAGGQLPVTVEELDVWALLRKADVIVDAVLGIGAQGGMWIPGWDEETQKWAVVGDELKALVIAVDCPSGLNTLTGSADELVPSAHLTVTFGALKRGLVVGAGREKTGDVYLVEMGLKTWLSSGPMPLLVTPQEADAQLLAPRAGDHKYSRGVLGVLAGSPAYPGAAVLCSTAAAAVGQHDAGRGGVGMLVTAGRGETGASVVQALPEVVNVDRAELLSSAWPAAAQKATAWVVGPGIGTEPEDCEPAVAVMKNSQCPVVVDASALSLWEPESLLASRGDGTPIKAVNRDYVLTPHAGEFAALAQRLGVPTWDPLQDPLEAAYDLASAVNAVVLLKGSATVVAAPDGPVFVAASAAPTLARAGSGDKLAGVVGAMLATHAARALSSGIELSQDRIAELCAAAAVLHGVTYSIDS
- a CDS encoding holo-ACP synthase; its protein translation is MIVGIGVDVVDVPRFEKLIERTPALVERLFCPEERQVRTRSLAARFAAKEAVAKALGSPGGMVWHDCEVCTLESGAPELAIRGSVKAVADQLGIKRWHVSLTHDGDVAIAYVIAEG